The bacterium DNA segment CTGATGTCAATATTCAGAACCCTGCATCTTCGCAAGATTGATCCCATTACTACAATAACCCATTCACTTTCTAAATGGATTGAAACAGGAAATATTGCTTCGTTGCCTGCTGTCTCACTTCAGATGGCTAAATAGTTACGAAATCTTTAATATTCTAGGACAAAGAGTAAAAACCATAAACATTGGCTTTAAAAAGAAGGGTTCATACACAAAGCAAGATAGTGCCATCCTCTGGGACTTAAAGAATGACACTGGCATCAAAGCCTCAAAGGGCTTATACTTCTATAAGCTTACCGGCGATGACTCTTCTGCCATTAAGTCAATGGTGGTGAGGTAGGGTTTATCGTAACTACTCACCTTTTGTAAAACGGTATCCTAAACGGACACAAATTCTTAAAAACCTGAGTAGTTACGGACATTTTTAGTTTGTGCGTTTGGATTTAGTGTTTCCTTTCATTTTAACTTCATTTTCCCATTTTGTTCTTAACTTCCTAAACACAACTAATCCACAACTACCTCTATCCTTGAATCAATATCTCTAATGTATTGCCTTTCTCCTATTTTTACAGACTTTCCAGAGGAATATTTTATTGCCTCAGCTACAGCGGCTATATCCACATTGTAAAATTCTCTTAAAGCTCTTTCAACCTCTTCAAAGGAAAGGGGATTAGCTTTTATTCCACCCTTATTTACTGTAATGTATAGCCCTTCAGGAAGGGATTTTATCTCAAAAGAGGCTGGTTTTTCTTTTTGTTTTTCTATTTTTTCTTCTATTTCAACCCAAGGGCCTTTTATCCCTCTATCAAAAAACAGGCTTGTCTCATTATCTAATTCAAGAGAGCCTATCCTATCATCGCCTAATTTAAGGAAGCCACTTGCCCTTTCCCTTTCTTCATTTAAAAGGGCTATTGATTCTGGATGCTTTTCCCTTTGAGGCTCTACTTGGGCTTCTGTTAAGACAATCTCACAGGGTTTATAGGATACCTCCTTAATCCTTCCTCCATCATTCTGAAATCCTATATTATCAGATTGCTTTTTTATTTCAATGCCATTAATCTTTGTCTTTGGATATATAGACCCACAACAAATCCTTCCTTTGTCCTTTAGCCTTATTATTGTCTCCTCCTGCTCAACTGAGCCAATAATATCTGCAAATATCTCATTTGTTTCTATCTCTCCACCAATTAACCCCTTAACACCCCTTTGTATGGCAACAGGCAGGGTAAATTCTTCTTTTTCTGCCCCCCTTTTTGACATCATCACACCCTTTTTCCCAACAATGTATATTCTATCAGCATTTGCCCTACATCGCATTCCTGTATTCACAACAATTGCTCCGCCTGCATTAAGGCTTGATTCTGATGCTGATTGGGCTATGATGTCATATTTTGCATCAATAGAGCTATTAGAAAGGATATGTCCAGAAACCTGCACATTCTCTCTTGATGAAATATTGCAGGAATTTTCGATATCCCCTCCTATTTCTATATTCGCCAGCGCATTTATTTTTACTCCAGCCTTTACAGAGCCAGAAATAATGACTTTCCCAGAAAAATCCAAATTCTCCTTAAGGTCTCCATTTATTGTTATTGTTTTAATAACATCGCATCTATTTCCATCCCATGTTGCCATTCCAGAGGCTTGTGAATACAAGATATTTTCAAAGAATCTCGTATTCCTTCCCTCAATAATAGGAAGCTCATCACCAAAAATCCCAGGAATCTCCTCACCTTTACAATTTATCCCATTATTTCCCCTTGTTTTTTCCTTTTTTATTGCTAGAATTTGGCCTGGTATTACATCAAATTTACCTTCGTATTTATAAAGATAGAAGGCAGGTTCTCCCTTTGTTGGAACAAGACAGGATGCGGCAATAAACGGCTTATAAAAATCCTTTTTTAAAGCAAGGAAAATTTTTTTCTCCTCTATTCCATAAATTATTCCATTTTTCATAAGATGCCATAAAACCTCTTTATGCCTTATTTTTCTTCCACCTGGCTTAAAAGGCCCTATTGTCAAAAGAACCTTCTTTGCCTTTATTTCCCCTTCATCTATTACCTCTATCTTAACAGAGCTATCAAGGTCTGGGATATATTGCCTTTCTCCTATCTTTATTGGCTTTCCATCTTTTTTTTCAATTGCTGTTTTTATACCCTGTTCATCTATATCAAAAAATTCTGATGCAGAAAGAAGAACATCCTTCATATTTACAGGCTTTCCCCTTATCCCTGGTGGGTTTATGGTAAGATAAACGCCATCTTGCGTATTATCAATCTTAAAAGAGCCAGGTGCTTCCTCCTTTTCCTTTATCTTTAAAGTAATCTCTTTCTCCTTTTCTTTCCAAGGCCCTTCTATTCCCTTTGGAAAAAACAGAGAAAGCTTTTCATCAAGGCTTATGGATAAAATGTCATCAAATAAAAGAAATTTTATTGCTTTTTCAATTTCTTCTTTTAAAAGGGCAATTGAGGAGGGGATGTCCTTTGTTTCCATAGGATATGAAATAGACATAAGATGTGCAGGAATTTCTTCGTAAGGGTGCTTTATTATCTTTCCCAATTCTTGCTTAAAACACCCTCCACCTTCAAATGGTTTAGTAGCAAGGAGAAATGCCTTTCCTATTTTCATACTCACCTTTGGATATACCGCATCCTGAACACTGATTTTTCCCTCTTCGCTCTTTATAATTATATCTGTTTTATGGTGTGAAACAGAACCAATCTGCTCAACATCTATAAACTCGGAAATCTCAATCCTTCCTCCACCAACCAGGCCCTTTACACCAGATGCCATAGCAATGGGAATGGTAAATATAGGAGGTGGCGGTGTGCCTTTTGTCATTATTATCCCCTTCCTTCCTGTAATGACAAGGGATTTAGCAATAACATTACAATCTGTAACCCCTGTTCTTGCAATTACAGAGCCTTCGGATGATATATTTGAAAAGGATATTGAGTTTGCAACAATATCACCATTTGCAGAAATAATTATCTCGTTACCATCCTCCCCTTTTATATCAGAATCTATTTCAATACCTCCACCTGATGTTATCTCACACCTTAAAGAGACATTTCCCTTTATTAAAACCCCGCCGCTTGCTTTAATCTTTACACCCCTTTTCAAAGAGCCATTTATGATTATTTTTCCAAGAAATTCGATGTCTTTATCACAATCTCCATCTATTTCCATAACCTTTTCTACATCGCACCTATTATTCGTCCAGAAAACCCTGCCAAAATTAGAAGAGTATAATGTATTTCCATCTTTTGAGAGAAATGTATTCCTTCCAGCCTGAATTTTAAAATCATTCCCTGGTATTCCTGGAATAACCTCTCCTATACAATTAACGCCGTCTGTACCAATTTTTGGGACATCCTTTATTGCCAATATTTGACCAGGAATTACATCGGGATAAATATATGGTTCTTCTCCAAATTTATAAATATAGCAAGCATTCTCTCCCTTTTTTGGAAAAATAGCACCCGATATTAAAAATGGTTTGTTGTAGAATTTTTTCTTTAAGGCTAATGCTATCTTCTTCTTATCAAATGCCCTTATTTTTTCTTTTTCAAGAAATTTTATAATTTCTGTAAATGGAATCTGCTTTCCATTTTCCTTTGGGCTTCCAATTGTTAAAAATGCTTTTGCATTCTTTATTTCTCCTTCATCTTCAAGCTTTAAAATTATTCTTCCATCAAGCTCTGGAATGTATTGCCTCTCTCCTATCTTTACAGGCATCCCATCCATTTGGACAATAGCATCCCTTATTGCTTCAGCATTTAATTCTTTATATTCCTTTAAGATTTCTATTAAATCCCTTGGCCCTACAGGAATTCCCTTTTTTCCAGGTGGATAAATTGTAAGGTATAGACCTTCTGGAAGGTTATCAATCTTAAAAGAGCCTGGTATTTCCTCTCTTTCCTTCCTTTTCCTTTCTATTTCAAAAATGAGCTTTTTCCAGGGTCCATCTATATCCTTTTGAAAAAAGATGGTTGATTGATATTCAAAAATGTAAAATTCTGAAAGGAAGTTTTCTTCTATCTGTAAAAAAATGGATGCCTCTTTTTTTGCATTCTCTATAATGTTTTCTATAATTACAGATGGAGGGTCTTTTAATATTGTAGGTCCATATATAGGCATTACAAGCTCAGCCTCTGCCTGTTTATATGGCATTTGTAATATTTTCCCCTTATCCTCAATAAATGTTACACCCTCTATAGGTTTTATTATTTCCTGGCTTCTTAGACCAATTGTTATCTTTGTCTTTGGATATACAGAGGACGAGGCAGATATTATCCCATTCTTTTCTACCTTTATCTCTGTTTTTTTATGGGAGACATCACCTAAAACCTCAACATCTATTACTTTTTCTACATTTGCAACCCCTCCAGAAAGACCAGAAAGTCCCTTTGATATGACAATTGGAATGGTAAATAAAGATGGTGGCGGTATTCCCTTTGTCATTATTATCCCTTTTTTTCCGGTAATAAATATAGACCTTGCCTTTGAATTACAATCAACTATCCCTGTTCTTATGATTATTGATGAACCTGCTTGTAGGGTTGAAGAGCTTGCTGAATTTCCTATAATATCACCCTTTGATGTTATTTCTGAGCTAATTATCCCCTCAAAGACCTCTATGGTTCCACCAGCGCTAATAAAAGAGCTCTCAATATTTTTAGAAACCTTAAGCTCTCCACCTATCTTTACCTTTACACCCTTTATAGAGCCAGATACATTTAAGCTTCCATCAAACTCTATATCGCTTGTTAGATCGCCATCTATAGAGATTAAAGGCTCAAGGTCTACTCTGTCCTTCTTCCAGGAAACAAAGCCATTTCTTGTAGCATAAATTCTTGTTCTATCCCTTGAAATAGCTGTATTCTTTCCAGCAATCATAACAATATCTTCTCCCATAATGCCTTCTATTATACTCCCACACGCATCCATTCCATCTTCTCCCTTTGTTGGATGTGTCTTTACAGCAATGAGCTGACCAGATATTGCTTCAAATTTATCTAATGGAGATTCTTTGCCCTCTATCTTTCCAAATCTATATAAATATTTTGCGTCAGTTCCCTTTTTTGCCTTTTTACCAATTGCTATAAGGTGCTTTCTCTCAAAATCCCTTTCCTTTAAAATCCTCCTTATTGTTTCTGTGTCTATATCTTTTATCCCATTTTCTTCTAAATTGGCTAGAACATCCTCAAATTGAGGTATTTTCCCAGAGAGGGTTGGATGGGTAATGGTAAGGAAACATTGCGATTTATCTTCAGCTATATCAATTATTATCTGGCTATCAAGGTTTGAAAAAGATGGTTTTTCTAATATAAAGGAAACCTCATCTAAAACAGAAAGCTCCACAAAAACATTATAACCAGAACAAAGAGGGCTTGCAATAAAAAGATACAGTGATTCAGACATAAGACTTCACTACTTACCCCTCACTCCTTGTTAGTATTTTCAAACCAATTGCTCTTTGGTTATAGAAACATTAACACAAAAAAACCAATTTTATTTCAGTATAGAAATGTGTTTCATTTTTTTAGTGGGATTACCTTTTTGCAAGGGGAGACATTAACCGAAGCCTTTTAAGGATTGAAGGAAAAACATTTAAAAGATGCCCTATATCGCTCTCTTTATTCTCCTTTCCCAAAGAAAATAGCAATGAGCTATGTGCTAGAACAGGAGAAATGCCCATAGCAGAGAGAACATGGGAGGCTTTAAGGGATGTAGAAACGCAGGGAGAGCCGGAGGCAACACATATCCCTTCTAAATCAAGGGAGATAAGCAATGATTCACCCTCTACAAAATCAAAGGAGAGGTTTATTATCCCAGGCAGGGCTTCTTTTGGGCTATTAAGATAAACTCCATCGCAATTTTTAAATATTCCATCTATTAGCATATTTTGTAGCTTTAAGATATGTCTATCCCATTCTTCCATTTCAGACATCACAAGATTCGCTGCCTTTCCCATTCCTACAATAGATGCAACATTCTCTGTTCCTCCCCTTCTTCCCTTTTCCTGGATTCCACCCTCTATTTCAGGATATAACCTTGTTCCTTTTCGCACATAAAGGCAACCTACACCCTTTGGACCATAAAATTGATGGCCAGATATAGTTAAAGTATCAACGCATAGCTCATTTACATTTATAGGGATTCTTCCACAAGCAGCAACAGCATCTGTATGGAATATTATAGAACGACCTTTTATAACCTTTGCAATCTCTTTAATTGGCTGGATTGTTCCTGTCTCTGGATTTGCTAATTGAATTGAGACAAGAATTGTATTATCCCTTAATGCCTTTTTTATGTCATTTGGATTTACCCTTGCTTCTTTATCAACACCAACAAATGTTACCTCAAACCCCTCTTTTTCCAGTGTCCTTAAAGGATGGAGGATAGATATATGCTCAATAGATGATGAGATTATATGTTTTCCATTCTTTGAAAGGGCATTTGCTATCCCCTTTATTGCCAAATTATTAGCCTCTGTTGCTGATGATGTAAAGATAATCTCATCTGGTTTGGAAGAGATTAAAGAAGCAATCCTTTCTCTTGCACAAATAATGGCATTCTTTGCCCCTTGACCAATTGTATAAATGCTTGATGGATTTCCAAATTCTTCCTTAAAATATGGAAGCATCTCATCAAAAA contains these protein-coding regions:
- a CDS encoding T9SS type A sorting domain-containing protein, yielding MLRCLLSHFRWLNSYEIFNILGQRVKTINIGFKKKGSYTKQDSAILWDLKNDTGIKASKGLYFYKLTGDDSSAIKSMVVR
- a CDS encoding flagellar assembly protein A translates to MSESLYLFIASPLCSGYNVFVELSVLDEVSFILEKPSFSNLDSQIIIDIAEDKSQCFLTITHPTLSGKIPQFEDVLANLEENGIKDIDTETIRRILKERDFERKHLIAIGKKAKKGTDAKYLYRFGKIEGKESPLDKFEAISGQLIAVKTHPTKGEDGMDACGSIIEGIMGEDIVMIAGKNTAISRDRTRIYATRNGFVSWKKDRVDLEPLISIDGDLTSDIEFDGSLNVSGSIKGVKVKIGGELKVSKNIESSFISAGGTIEVFEGIISSEITSKGDIIGNSASSSTLQAGSSIIIRTGIVDCNSKARSIFITGKKGIIMTKGIPPPSLFTIPIVISKGLSGLSGGVANVEKVIDVEVLGDVSHKKTEIKVEKNGIISASSSVYPKTKITIGLRSQEIIKPIEGVTFIEDKGKILQMPYKQAEAELVMPIYGPTILKDPPSVIIENIIENAKKEASIFLQIEENFLSEFYIFEYQSTIFFQKDIDGPWKKLIFEIERKRKEREEIPGSFKIDNLPEGLYLTIYPPGKKGIPVGPRDLIEILKEYKELNAEAIRDAIVQMDGMPVKIGERQYIPELDGRIILKLEDEGEIKNAKAFLTIGSPKENGKQIPFTEIIKFLEKEKIRAFDKKKIALALKKKFYNKPFLISGAIFPKKGENACYIYKFGEEPYIYPDVIPGQILAIKDVPKIGTDGVNCIGEVIPGIPGNDFKIQAGRNTFLSKDGNTLYSSNFGRVFWTNNRCDVEKVMEIDGDCDKDIEFLGKIIINGSLKRGVKIKASGGVLIKGNVSLRCEITSGGGIEIDSDIKGEDGNEIIISANGDIVANSISFSNISSEGSVIARTGVTDCNVIAKSLVITGRKGIIMTKGTPPPPIFTIPIAMASGVKGLVGGGRIEISEFIDVEQIGSVSHHKTDIIIKSEEGKISVQDAVYPKVSMKIGKAFLLATKPFEGGGCFKQELGKIIKHPYEEIPAHLMSISYPMETKDIPSSIALLKEEIEKAIKFLLFDDILSISLDEKLSLFFPKGIEGPWKEKEKEITLKIKEKEEAPGSFKIDNTQDGVYLTINPPGIRGKPVNMKDVLLSASEFFDIDEQGIKTAIEKKDGKPIKIGERQYIPDLDSSVKIEVIDEGEIKAKKVLLTIGPFKPGGRKIRHKEVLWHLMKNGIIYGIEEKKIFLALKKDFYKPFIAASCLVPTKGEPAFYLYKYEGKFDVIPGQILAIKKEKTRGNNGINCKGEEIPGIFGDELPIIEGRNTRFFENILYSQASGMATWDGNRCDVIKTITINGDLKENLDFSGKVIISGSVKAGVKINALANIEIGGDIENSCNISSRENVQVSGHILSNSSIDAKYDIIAQSASESSLNAGGAIVVNTGMRCRANADRIYIVGKKGVMMSKRGAEKEEFTLPVAIQRGVKGLIGGEIETNEIFADIIGSVEQEETIIRLKDKGRICCGSIYPKTKINGIEIKKQSDNIGFQNDGGRIKEVSYKPCEIVLTEAQVEPQREKHPESIALLNEERERASGFLKLGDDRIGSLELDNETSLFFDRGIKGPWVEIEEKIEKQKEKPASFEIKSLPEGLYITVNKGGIKANPLSFEEVERALREFYNVDIAAVAEAIKYSSGKSVKIGERQYIRDIDSRIEVVVD
- a CDS encoding cysteine desulfurase family protein, giving the protein MMVYLDNIATTPIDPRVFDEMLPYFKEEFGNPSSIYTIGQGAKNAIICARERIASLISSKPDEIIFTSSATEANNLAIKGIANALSKNGKHIISSSIEHISILHPLRTLEKEGFEVTFVGVDKEARVNPNDIKKALRDNTILVSIQLANPETGTIQPIKEIAKVIKGRSIIFHTDAVAACGRIPINVNELCVDTLTISGHQFYGPKGVGCLYVRKGTRLYPEIEGGIQEKGRRGGTENVASIVGMGKAANLVMSEMEEWDRHILKLQNMLIDGIFKNCDGVYLNSPKEALPGIINLSFDFVEGESLLISLDLEGICVASGSPCVSTSLKASHVLSAMGISPVLAHSSLLFSLGKENKESDIGHLLNVFPSILKRLRLMSPLAKR